The following are from one region of the Pantoea cypripedii genome:
- a CDS encoding helix-turn-helix transcriptional regulator, translating into MTGWELKLWRRGMCWSREKAAREMGVSLRTWHDWENAQEVSRQTELATLALSTRQLLPDWRRRPRKHPRDAIISMLENMHGTGGK; encoded by the coding sequence ATGACCGGATGGGAACTGAAACTCTGGCGCAGGGGAATGTGCTGGTCACGGGAGAAAGCAGCCAGAGAAATGGGCGTCAGTCTGCGGACATGGCATGACTGGGAGAATGCGCAGGAAGTGTCACGGCAGACAGAACTGGCCACCCTTGCCCTGAGCACCCGACAGTTACTGCCGGACTGGCGAAGACGACCACGCAAACATCCCCGCGACGCCATTATCTCGATGCTCGAAAATATGCACGGCACCGGGGGAAAATAA
- a CDS encoding DUF4942 domain-containing protein: MSFPRLMENALYHCGDKSRWQKIILRDVDREIWQKLMHDSGMLTLMNTDQIDAWNKSLYSDDMPEATLENVLASFRQLHASSASMFEQGIVSLFEKLSWDYKTNNVRKFGKKIIINTLVDVTRWGVSAHQRGITRLDDLNKAFCWLDNKPVPDFRDGAGCRFRDFVHTHQLNGEDFTSAYFSLRYFKKGSGHITFQRMDLVEKMNDILASHYPDALPPA; this comes from the coding sequence ATGTCATTTCCGCGTCTGATGGAAAACGCCCTGTATCACTGCGGGGACAAAAGCCGGTGGCAGAAAATTATCCTGCGCGACGTTGACCGGGAGATCTGGCAGAAACTGATGCATGATTCCGGCATGCTTACCCTGATGAACACAGATCAGATCGATGCCTGGAATAAGTCGCTGTACAGCGATGATATGCCGGAGGCCACGCTGGAAAATGTGCTGGCTTCTTTCCGTCAGTTGCATGCCTCATCAGCGTCAATGTTTGAGCAGGGTATCGTGTCACTATTTGAAAAACTGTCGTGGGATTACAAAACCAATAATGTGCGGAAGTTTGGAAAGAAAATCATCATCAATACGCTGGTTGATGTCACCCGCTGGGGCGTCAGTGCTCATCAACGTGGTATCACCCGCCTCGATGATCTGAATAAAGCTTTCTGCTGGCTGGATAATAAACCCGTGCCCGATTTTCGTGACGGAGCCGGATGCCGTTTCCGGGATTTTGTGCATACACATCAGCTGAACGGTGAGGATTTTACGTCAGCATATTTTAGTCTGCGTTATTTCAAAAAAGGATCAGGGCATATCACCTTTCAGCGCATGGATCTGGTTGAAAAGATGAATGACATTCTGGCCTCTCATTATCCGGATGCGTTGCCTCCTGCATAA
- a CDS encoding DGQHR domain-containing protein, producing the protein MNKINNDVYWFEFPAIRGQQGGREQYVLFAPMNMLRRILAPDDAGEVMSRSQRELNQTRSRRITKYLTHGHDTGGDFILGTLTGNINKPVEFRAAEGVQGNVGRLFIPMDADIKLFDGQHRARGIMDYIAARPEASDMITLLLTTGLTLETRQQFFSDINNNASKPATAISMAYNHKDPLNDLVRHIASSVEALSQRVDYEHNVVPAKSDLLVSFKALHDATRKMTGLRAGDAVSDNVRHDATELWRCWAEVLRWDWIGDQLGAGYYRSISIGTHGVMVNAIGLATGMMLEHHSAASVVAQLRQRMTELPEIDVVEYFRHVQWEGICVDAETGTVKCDAAAQNRTATRLLSLFGLNPAHPHAWLREACDGSVSDELVAELAAKVETVASEKACAPERVKAEISVMLARSNGEFLSTLRNIRKLRQWVASLAG; encoded by the coding sequence GTGAATAAGATTAACAATGATGTGTACTGGTTTGAATTTCCGGCAATCCGTGGCCAGCAGGGCGGACGTGAACAGTATGTCCTGTTTGCTCCCATGAACATGCTACGCCGCATTCTGGCACCGGACGACGCCGGGGAGGTGATGTCCCGTTCACAGCGCGAACTGAACCAGACCCGTTCCCGCCGGATCACCAAATACCTGACCCACGGACACGATACCGGTGGTGATTTCATCCTTGGGACCCTCACCGGGAACATCAACAAACCCGTGGAATTCCGTGCCGCTGAGGGCGTTCAGGGGAACGTGGGACGTCTGTTTATCCCGATGGATGCAGACATCAAACTGTTTGATGGCCAACACCGCGCCCGTGGGATCATGGATTATATCGCGGCGCGTCCGGAGGCCTCCGATATGATCACCCTGCTGTTGACCACCGGACTGACGCTGGAAACCCGGCAGCAGTTTTTCTCGGACATTAACAACAATGCCAGTAAACCCGCCACGGCTATCTCGATGGCCTACAACCACAAAGACCCTCTGAACGATCTGGTCCGCCATATTGCGTCCAGTGTGGAGGCTCTGAGTCAACGCGTGGACTATGAACACAATGTTGTTCCGGCGAAAAGCGATCTGCTGGTCAGTTTCAAGGCTCTGCATGATGCCACACGGAAAATGACCGGACTACGCGCCGGTGATGCGGTTTCCGACAACGTGCGTCACGATGCCACGGAACTCTGGCGCTGCTGGGCAGAGGTATTACGCTGGGACTGGATCGGCGACCAGCTGGGAGCAGGTTATTACCGCAGTATCAGCATCGGGACGCACGGGGTGATGGTGAATGCTATCGGTCTGGCGACAGGGATGATGCTGGAACATCATTCTGCCGCGTCTGTTGTCGCGCAATTGCGCCAGCGCATGACGGAACTACCGGAGATCGACGTGGTGGAATATTTTCGTCATGTGCAGTGGGAAGGGATCTGCGTGGATGCAGAAACAGGTACAGTGAAGTGCGATGCCGCCGCCCAGAACCGGACAGCTACCCGACTGTTGTCGTTGTTTGGCCTGAATCCCGCACATCCCCATGCCTGGTTGCGTGAGGCGTGTGACGGGAGCGTCAGCGATGAACTGGTAGCCGAACTGGCCGCAAAAGTGGAGACCGTGGCCAGCGAAAAGGCCTGCGCTCCTGAACGGGTAAAAGCCGAAATTTCGGTGATGCTGGCCCGAAGCAACGGAGAGTTTTTGTCAACCCTGCGGAATATTCGCAAGCTACGTCAGTGGGTGGCGTCACTGGCCGGGTGA